The Streptomyces sp. DH-12 genome has a window encoding:
- a CDS encoding TerD family protein: protein MGVSLSKGGNVSLSKEAPGLTAVLVGLGWDVRTTTGTDYDLDASALLLDASGKVPSDRHFVFYNNLKSPDGSVEHTGDNLTGEGEGDDESVKVNLAAVPAEVDRIVFPVSIHDAENRGQSFGQVRNAFIRVVNQSGGAEIARYDLSEDASTETAMVFGELYRHGADWKFRAVGQGYASGLAGIAADFGVNV, encoded by the coding sequence GTGGGAGTTTCCCTGTCCAAGGGCGGCAACGTCTCGCTCAGCAAGGAGGCGCCGGGCCTGACCGCCGTCCTGGTCGGTCTCGGCTGGGACGTCCGTACGACCACCGGCACCGACTACGACCTCGACGCCTCCGCCCTGCTCCTCGACGCCTCCGGCAAGGTGCCGTCGGACCGGCACTTCGTCTTCTACAACAACCTCAAGAGCCCCGACGGCTCGGTGGAGCACACCGGCGACAACCTCACCGGTGAGGGCGAGGGCGACGACGAGAGCGTCAAGGTGAACCTCGCGGCCGTGCCCGCCGAGGTCGACCGGATCGTGTTCCCCGTCTCCATCCACGACGCCGAGAACCGCGGCCAGAGCTTCGGCCAGGTCCGCAACGCCTTCATCCGCGTCGTCAACCAGAGCGGCGGCGCCGAGATCGCCCGCTACGACCTCTCCGAGGACGCCTCCACCGAGACCGCGATGGTCTTCGGCGAGCTCTACCGTCACGGCGCCGATTGGAAGTTCCGCGCCGTGGGGCAGGGTTACGCTTCCGGTCTGGCCGGGATCGCCGCCGATTTCGGCGTGAACGTCTGA
- a CDS encoding twin-arginine translocase TatA/TatE family subunit, whose amino-acid sequence MFGLSELAIILIVVIALVLAKKGPELARNAGKSARILKAEARAMKQAEEKQATDTPPRVVQGETIPGRVEHPSTDAFRGADQHPDGMPPQTGRP is encoded by the coding sequence ATGTTCGGACTGAGCGAACTGGCCATCATCCTCATCGTCGTCATCGCGCTCGTCCTGGCCAAGAAGGGCCCCGAACTGGCCCGCAACGCGGGCAAGTCGGCCCGCATCCTCAAGGCCGAGGCGCGCGCCATGAAGCAGGCGGAGGAGAAGCAGGCGACGGACACACCCCCGCGGGTCGTCCAGGGCGAGACGATCCCGGGCCGCGTGGAGCACCCGTCCACGGACGCCTTCCGGGGCGCCGACCAGCACCCGGACGGCATGCCGCCGCAGACCGGCCGCCCGTAG
- a CDS encoding TetR family transcriptional regulator has product MTFQRARSEEQRAIRRRAILDTAAAMLDEMPVAEVSLNELSRRVGLAKSNVLRYFESREAVLLELLDDFLGGWLEVLADELAEGVDAEAAPEVRARQLAEVISRSLADRTVLCDLFGAQGAVLERNVSVEVVKRHKRASLAKLATMSGLVRRHVPETGDDARLFCLMALAAAGALGTYVPPPPGVLAAYAEEPALGVLHQELPDALRSTITSLLLGVLPRS; this is encoded by the coding sequence ATGACTTTCCAGCGGGCGCGAAGTGAGGAGCAGCGGGCGATCCGCCGCCGGGCGATCCTGGACACGGCGGCGGCGATGCTGGACGAGATGCCCGTGGCGGAGGTCAGCCTCAACGAGCTCAGCCGGCGGGTGGGCCTGGCCAAGTCGAACGTCCTGCGCTACTTCGAGTCACGCGAGGCGGTGCTGCTCGAACTGCTCGACGACTTCCTGGGCGGCTGGCTGGAGGTCCTGGCGGACGAACTGGCCGAGGGAGTCGACGCGGAGGCGGCGCCGGAGGTGCGGGCGCGCCAGCTGGCCGAGGTGATCAGCCGGTCGCTGGCGGACCGTACGGTGCTGTGCGACCTCTTCGGCGCGCAGGGCGCCGTCCTCGAGCGCAACGTCTCGGTCGAGGTGGTCAAGCGGCACAAGCGGGCCTCCCTCGCGAAGCTCGCGACCATGTCCGGCCTGGTGCGGCGCCATGTGCCCGAGACCGGTGACGACGCCCGGCTGTTCTGCCTGATGGCCCTGGCCGCGGCGGGCGCCCTGGGGACGTACGTCCCACCGCCGCCCGGCGTCCTCGCCGCCTACGCGGAGGAGCCGGCCCTCGGCGTGCTCCACCAGGAGCTGCCGGACGCCCTGCGGTCCACCATCACCTCGCTGCTGCTGGGGGTGCTCCCCCGCTCCTGA
- a CDS encoding SDR family NAD(P)-dependent oxidoreductase, producing MGDDWDERNIPDQRGRVAVVTGANTGLGFEAARMLAERGATVVLAVRDVEKGGRAAARIAGDVGVQALDLASLDSIRSAAADLRAAHPRIDLLINNAGVMHPPKRTTADGFELQFGTNHLGHFALTGLLLDRLLDTPRSRVVTVSSGGHRIRAAIHFDDLNWERSYSRVAAYGQSKLANLMFTYELQRRLAPHGTTLAVAAHPGVSNTELIRNAPAVFRLPIARLAPLLTQNAAMGALPTVRAATDPEVRGGQYYGPGGRLELRGRPKPVRSSRDSHDRAVQQRLWAVSEELTGVTFPV from the coding sequence ATGGGTGACGACTGGGACGAGCGGAACATCCCCGATCAACGGGGCCGGGTGGCGGTCGTCACTGGCGCCAACACCGGGCTGGGCTTCGAGGCGGCCCGGATGCTCGCCGAGCGCGGGGCCACGGTCGTGCTGGCCGTCCGGGACGTCGAGAAGGGCGGGCGGGCCGCCGCCCGCATCGCCGGCGACGTCGGTGTGCAGGCTCTCGACCTGGCCTCTCTCGACTCGATCCGGTCCGCGGCGGCCGACCTGCGTGCCGCGCATCCGCGCATCGACCTGCTGATCAACAACGCCGGCGTGATGCACCCGCCGAAGCGGACCACCGCCGACGGCTTCGAGCTGCAGTTCGGCACGAACCACCTCGGCCACTTCGCCCTCACCGGCCTGCTGCTCGACCGGCTCCTGGACACCCCCCGCTCCCGCGTCGTCACGGTCAGCAGCGGCGGCCACCGCATCCGCGCCGCCATCCACTTCGACGACCTGAACTGGGAACGCTCGTACAGTCGCGTGGCCGCGTACGGGCAGTCCAAGCTGGCCAATCTGATGTTCACGTACGAGCTGCAGCGCCGGCTCGCACCGCACGGCACCACGCTCGCGGTGGCCGCCCACCCCGGCGTGTCCAACACCGAGCTGATCCGCAACGCGCCCGCCGTGTTCCGCCTGCCCATCGCCCGGCTCGCGCCCTTGCTCACCCAGAACGCCGCGATGGGGGCCCTGCCCACGGTGCGCGCGGCCACCGATCCCGAGGTGCGCGGCGGTCAGTACTACGGCCCCGGCGGCCGCCTGGAGCTCCGCGGCCGCCCGAAGCCGGTGCGGTCCAGCCGCGACTCCCACGACCGGGCCGTGCAGCAGCGCCTGTGGGCTGTCTCCGAGGAGCTGACGGGGGTGACGTTCCCCGTCTAG
- a CDS encoding SGNH/GDSL hydrolase family protein — protein MQKHVSRRNVMVTSFALAGALALSVTAGGAAQASDPLKYVALGDSYSAGSGVLPVDTSNLLCLRSTANYPNVIADRTGAELKDVTCGAAQTKDFTSSQYPGVPPQVNALSADTDLVTLTIGGNDNGTFINAITSCGSAGLLTVGRGSPCKDKYGTTFTDQIEKNTYPALKSALRAVRAKAPNARVAVLGYPWITPEKADPSCYLKLPIASGDVPYLRDVQTHLNAAVERASKETGATFVDFSRVSDGHDACKPGGTRWIEPLLFGTSVVPVHPNALGERRMAEHTMEVLGLR, from the coding sequence ATGCAGAAGCACGTCTCGCGCCGTAATGTCATGGTCACATCATTCGCGCTCGCCGGCGCGCTCGCCCTGAGCGTCACGGCCGGCGGCGCGGCCCAGGCTTCCGACCCGCTGAAGTACGTCGCCCTCGGCGACAGTTACAGCGCCGGCTCGGGCGTGCTGCCCGTGGACACGAGCAACCTGCTGTGCCTGCGCTCCACGGCGAACTACCCGAACGTGATCGCGGACCGGACGGGCGCCGAACTGAAGGACGTGACCTGCGGCGCCGCCCAGACGAAGGACTTCACCTCGTCGCAGTACCCCGGCGTCCCGCCCCAGGTGAACGCCCTCAGCGCGGACACCGACCTGGTGACGCTGACGATCGGCGGCAACGACAACGGCACCTTCATCAACGCCATCACCTCCTGCGGCAGCGCGGGCCTCCTCACCGTGGGCAGGGGCAGCCCCTGCAAGGACAAGTACGGCACGACCTTCACGGACCAGATCGAGAAGAACACGTACCCCGCGCTGAAGAGCGCCCTGCGGGCCGTACGCGCCAAGGCGCCCAACGCCCGCGTGGCGGTGCTGGGTTATCCCTGGATCACCCCGGAGAAGGCCGACCCGTCGTGCTACCTGAAGCTGCCGATCGCCTCCGGCGACGTGCCCTACCTGCGTGACGTGCAGACGCACCTGAACGCGGCGGTCGAGCGCGCCAGCAAGGAGACCGGTGCGACCTTCGTGGACTTCTCCCGGGTCTCGGACGGTCATGACGCGTGCAAGCCCGGCGGAACTCGCTGGATCGAGCCGCTGCTCTTCGGCACCAGCGTCGTGCCGGTCCATCCCAACGCCCTCGGTGAGCGGCGGATGGCGGAGCACACCATGGAGGTTCTCGGATTGCGGTGA
- a CDS encoding TetR/AcrR family transcriptional regulator yields MLQTGSSASTRESIHSAAARLFRSRGFSRTTVRQIAAEAGTDPALVIRHFKSKELLFLETMHLTLDDEPLLDVPLEHLGERLAELLLDLGGSARGVFLALVHGSDEPHIHDRLRDTHEHLFVEPLRRRLTGPDADVRARMAAAVAGGLLYALWVAGDQGLLRMDRTELVSRYGALLQEVLVPRTS; encoded by the coding sequence ATGCTGCAGACCGGCTCCAGCGCGTCGACCCGCGAGTCCATCCACTCGGCCGCCGCCCGGCTCTTCCGGAGCAGGGGCTTCTCGAGGACCACCGTCCGCCAGATCGCGGCCGAGGCCGGCACGGATCCCGCACTGGTGATCCGTCACTTCAAGAGCAAGGAGCTTCTGTTCCTGGAGACGATGCACCTGACGCTCGACGACGAACCCCTGCTCGACGTGCCACTGGAGCACCTGGGGGAACGGCTCGCCGAACTCCTCCTCGACCTCGGCGGTTCCGCACGGGGCGTCTTCCTCGCCCTGGTCCACGGCAGCGATGAGCCGCACATCCACGACCGTCTGCGGGACACGCACGAGCATCTCTTCGTCGAGCCCCTGCGCCGTCGCCTGACCGGCCCCGACGCCGACGTCCGCGCGCGGATGGCCGCCGCCGTGGCGGGAGGACTTCTCTACGCCCTGTGGGTGGCCGGGGACCAGGGCCTGCTCCGCATGGACCGCACGGAACTGGTGTCCCGGTACGGCGCCCTCCTCCAAGAGGTGCTGGTTCCCCGGACCTCCTGA
- a CDS encoding Rid family hydrolase, whose translation MTAEITRINPPRLHATPGYHHITVVEAGRTAHLAGQCPLDPTGKLVGPGDLDAQIDQVAANAATALNAVGAGPEHVVRSLIHVVSDDVAVLGDAWRRLTASVIGPAFTTASTLLGVARLGFPGQLVEVDLTAALPD comes from the coding sequence ATGACGGCTGAGATCACGCGCATCAATCCGCCTCGGCTCCATGCGACTCCGGGGTACCACCACATCACCGTCGTGGAGGCGGGCCGGACGGCTCATCTGGCGGGTCAGTGCCCGCTCGACCCCACGGGGAAGCTCGTGGGCCCGGGTGATCTGGACGCCCAGATCGACCAAGTGGCGGCCAATGCCGCCACGGCTCTGAACGCGGTGGGCGCCGGGCCGGAACACGTCGTCCGCTCGCTGATCCACGTGGTCAGCGACGACGTCGCGGTCCTGGGTGACGCCTGGCGACGCCTGACCGCATCGGTCATCGGACCGGCGTTCACCACTGCGAGCACGCTCCTGGGCGTCGCCCGGCTCGGCTTCCCCGGCCAACTGGTCGAGGTCGACCTGACAGCGGCGCTGCCGGACTGA
- a CDS encoding excalibur calcium-binding domain-containing protein → MTDPYTPGGRTAPKWARKRYVLPALGLAFFVGIGAGATDDGSAKGDAKPLAAEARPTATVTATTTAAPTAEPEPAPTVTVTETETAEVEVKVTKTVTAEPVEEDYSGGGGGGGSVHYDNCAAARAAGAAPVHAGDPGYGRHLDRDGDGTGCE, encoded by the coding sequence ATGACCGATCCGTACACACCGGGAGGCCGTACCGCGCCGAAGTGGGCGCGCAAGCGGTACGTACTGCCCGCGCTCGGCCTCGCCTTCTTCGTCGGCATCGGTGCGGGCGCCACCGATGACGGCAGCGCGAAGGGCGACGCCAAGCCCCTGGCGGCCGAAGCCCGGCCCACGGCGACCGTCACCGCCACGACGACCGCCGCACCTACCGCGGAGCCGGAACCCGCCCCGACCGTGACGGTCACGGAGACGGAGACGGCCGAGGTCGAGGTGAAGGTCACCAAGACCGTGACCGCGGAACCCGTCGAGGAGGACTACAGCGGTGGTGGGGGAGGCGGGGGCAGCGTCCACTACGACAACTGCGCCGCCGCGCGCGCCGCGGGCGCGGCCCCCGTCCACGCCGGCGACCCCGGCTACGGCAGACACCTCGACCGCGACGGCGACGGCACCGGTTGCGAGTAG